The sequence CTTCCTCGGTGCCGGAGGCGAGCATCCGCCGGGCCTGGGTGCGGGTGATCCGGGTGAGGGCCTGGATGGCTTCCTCCACGCCGAGGGTGGCCCGTTCCTCGAGGATCTGGCCGATGATGAGGATGGCGGCGACGAGGGTGCCGGTGGCGTATTGGGCGGTGGCGAAGCAGGCGAGGATGGCCAGCGCCACGAACTGGTCCATGTAGTACTTCGTGGCTTCGAAGCCATCGGCCTTCAGTGAGGTGAGGCTGTCGATGAGCACCGGGACGGCGGCGAGCGCCAGTCCGGCCATCGCCCACAGCTGGTGGAGATCGGCCTGCCCCGGTTGCAGCCATCCGGCGAGGCGGGACAATCCCAGCAGCGCCAGCCCGAGCGCGACGAGGATGGCGCGGACATGGATGGCCCCGGGCTGGAGCGCGGGGAGCGGGGCGGGGGAATCGGGAGCGGCGGAGGTGGCGGTGCCGTTCATGGGATCTCAGGGGTTCGCGGGGAGATACAGGTCGATGGTGCCGCGGTCGTCCGGCAGCACGGTGGAGGTCTTGATCTGGGAGAACACCGCCTCGGTGGTCTCGGCCCTGAGGCGGGTTTCGAGCACCTCCGGGGACTCGCGGTGGCGCTGTTCCAGGGCGGTGAAGGAACCGGCTTCCGCCGCGGCGCGGGTCACCAGGCGGCGGGCTTCCGCGTCCGCCTCGCTGCGGATGCGGTAGGCATCCGAACGGGCCAGCGGGAGGACGCGGGCGCGGTAGGTGCGGGCGTTTTCCAGCAGCGTGCTGGACTCCACGCGGGCGCTGGTCACCTCGGCGAAGGCGGCCACCGTGGCCTCCGGTGGTGTGAGCGTGTTCACCTCGAAGGCCACCAGCGTCACGCCGAGGCGCAGCCGGTCGAAGGAGCGCTGGGCCAGCGCCAGCACCTGGGAACGGAACTGCTCCAGTCCGTTGCCGAGCGCGTCATCCACGTTCATTCCCGCCAGCGTGCGGGTGGCGGCATCGAAGATCAGGGACTCGACCAGCTTGCCCATCTCCGCTTCCGGTGCGGCGCTCACCCAGGCGATGGGATCGGAAATGCGGTAGCGGGCGATCAGGCGGGCCTGCACCAGGTTCACGTCCCCGGTGACGGTGTAGCCGTGGTGGTAGGGATGCAGGCCGGGGCCGGGCGGCTTCGGGAAATCCGCGGCGGCGGCCTGGTCCGCGGACATGGCGGCACCTACGGCGTTTCCAGTAATCACCGGTCCGCCCGCGTTGCCGGTCTCGGCCGATGGCCCGACGACGACGCCGCCCGAGAGCACGGCGCGGTCCTCGTCCGGTGCCCAGGCGCGCAGGAAAAGCTCGTGCTGGGTGCGGGAAGACACGCGCACCACCCGGTCGATCGGCTCGGGCAGGGCGAACAGCAGGCCGGGCGGATGGACCTCCGGCTGGAGCCTGCCCAGCCGGTAGATCAGCGCGTCCTCGTTCGGCGCCACGCGGGTGATGCCGGAGCAGAGGTAGAACACGGCGAGGCCGCCGAGCAGCCAGCGCAGCACGCGGATGGTGGAGGCGAAGGCATTGAAAAGCGCCTGCCCTCCATCGGCCCGGGAACGTTGGCGGCGGTTCATGGCTTTCCGGTGATGAGGGCCGGGCGTTCCACCGCGGGGGCCCGCAGTTGGGTGAAGGGGGAGGTGTCCGTGTCGAGGATCAGCGTGGTGTTCGCCTTCGTGACCTTGCGGAGCGATTCCAGCTCGCGGGTGAACTGGTAGAAGCGCGGATCGCGGGCGTGGGCCTCGGCATAGATGCGCGCGGTTTCCGCCTCCGCCTGGCCGCGGGTCTCCTCGGCGTGGCGGCTTGCCTCCGCCAGCAGGGTGGTGCGCTCGGCATCGGTGCGGGCGCGCAGTTCCTCGGCTTCCTGGCGGCCCTCGGCCCGGTACTTCGCGGCGTATTGCCCGCGCTCGGCCCGCATGCGGTCGAAGACATAGGTGGTGTTCGCCTCCGGCAGGGCGATGCGGAGGAAGCCGGTCCGCTCGATGACGATGCCGAAGGTTTCCCGTGCCTGCGGTTGGATCGCGGCGGCGAGGCGTTCCTCGATCTCCGCGAGTTTCAGCTGCGCCGGATCACTGGAGACGAGCTGCTGGAAATCGTAGCCGCCCAGCAGCGCGTTGCGCGCGGAGGTGGCCAGCGAATCGAGCTTCGAGGGAGCGGCCTCCGGCGTGCCGAGCGCCTGGATGAACTTCAGCGGGTCCTCGATCCGCCACGCGATGAACAGCGGCAGGATCACGTTGCGCTTGTCCCGGGTGAGGGCTTCGGAAACACGGGTGTCATAGAAGCGCAGCCGGCGGTCGAAGCGCGTGACGGTATCGACCGGCCAGGGATACTTCGGGAACATGCCCGCCTCGGTCACGGTGCGGACCGGCGAGCCGAAGCGGGTCAGCACCGCGCACTCGTCGGACGAGACCGTGAAGCTGCACATCGCGAATCCGAGGAACGAGATCACCATCAGGGCGATCAGGACGCGGACGAAGGTTTGGAACGTGGACATGGGTGGTGGGCGGTTCAATTCCGGGCGGGTAGGACCGTGGTGCGGATCACCGGGTTCGGCGGGCGGACCACGGGGGCGGGCAGGCCGTTCGCGGCGGGCAGGGCGGCGGGGTTTCCCAACAGGAAGGTGCTGTGCCGGTGGGCACCGGCGGGAAGGATGTAGAGCTGGCGGGTTTCGGCGAGGGCGCCCTCCAGCGTGTCCAGCCGCAGGCGGGTGGTGAACACGGCGGGATGGAGGGCCCAGGTTTCGAGCGGCGCGAGGAACCGCGCGGCCTCTCCGGTGGCGCGCTGTTGTCGCTCGGTGGCGGCGGCGTCCGCCCCCACGGTGGCCTGCACCGCGGCGATCCGCGCGTCCGCCAGACTGGCCACGGAGGCGGTGCGGGCCTGGTCGATCAGCGAAAGGCGCTGCTCTTCCGCGCTGACCACGTCCTGGAATGCCGGGGCCACCTCCACCGGCGGGTGCACGTCCTTCAGGCCGACGAAGACGATCTCGATGCCCAGGTCGAGGCGGTCGCACGATTGCTGGAGCCGTGCCTTCAAGCGGTCCGCGACCTCGTCCCGGTCCGTGATCATGAGCTGGAAGGAATCGTGGCTGCCGGTGATGGCGAGCAGCTCGTGGTAGCCGAGCGAGGCGAGGCATTCGCGCGCGCCGGTGCCGTGGCGCAGCCAGGCCACGGCATCGCGGATGCGGTAGTGGACCGGCACGTTCACGGTGAGGAGTTCCTCGCCGCCGCCGACCAGCAGGTTCTGCTCGCCATCGAAGTGCTTCTCCGCCCACAGCACCGGGCGGGAGAGGTCGCGCTCGAAGCCCAGCGCGAGTTCCTCCACCCGGCCGGTGTTGACCAGCCGCACCTCGCTCCACGGCCACGGCGGATGGAACGCCAGGCCGGGAGCGAGCGCCCGCTCCCGGAACACGCCGCGGTCCACCCGCACCCCATGGCTGTCCACGGGGATGCGGGTGAGTCCCGTGGACAGCCAGAGGCCGAGCAGCACGAGGAGCGCGAGCGGCGCGGCCATTCTTTTCCCCAACAAAGCGAGCCAGGACTCCTCGATCCTCACGCCGAAGATCTTCTCCATGGTGGCGGCCAGCGATTGCAGCGGCCCGGAGTGGCCGAACACCGCGGGCAGCAGCACGCCGTGGCCGAAGGGGTGGTCCGCCCGCAGCCGCCGCGGCAGGTACATCCGCGCCACCGCGCGGACCACGGCCTCCGCCACCAGCGCGGCGGTGGCCAGCGCGAACGCCACCTCCACCTGGCGGACCCACACCTTCTGGAAAAACACCAGCGCCACCAGCGTGGCCACCGTCACCGCCAGGGCCGCGGCCACCAGCCGGGCGAGCGGCACCAGGGTGTCCAGCACCGGCCCGGGAACCTCTTTCCTACGATGGCTGCCGTAGGTGGCGAGGAAATGGACGACGAAGGTCACGATCGAAAGCACCACCGCGATCTGCCGCGCGCGGTCGTCCGTGAGATCCGCCGTGACCCCCTGGCCGGGCAGGTAGAAGCGCCCCGGCACCGCGATCACCGCGATCCCGCCCGCCGTCAGCAGCAGGCCCCGCAGCCACCCCGGAAGCCGCGGGAACAGGGATGCCACCGCGACCAGTCCCGCCCAGCCGAGCAGCATCGCGAGCGGGCGGAAGAACACCAGGCCGGCGGTCCGCGCCAGGTGGCAGCCCGCCGCCGCGCAGGTCACGAAGACGACCGCGCAGACGACGGGGAATGCCCCCGGAGCCTTGCTTTCCTTCTGGTCCATGGCCGCGGGGTCAATTGGTGGGAGGCGTCACCCGCAGGCGGGCGAAGAGCTTCGTCTGGGTGGTGGGGATCCTCACGGTGACGTAGCTGAGGCCCGCCGTCTCGGTGTCCTGGGTGGTGATCGTGACCCCGTTCGTGCCCGCCACCGCGGTGGTCCACGAGGCGGCGTCGCTGGACAGAGCGGTGTTGTACTCGACGGCCCAGGTGGCGGTCCCGGTGTCCTTCACGACGTAGAACGAATACACCAGCGCCGAGGAGCCGTTCACGGTGGTGAACTGCGAGGTGGGCTGGATGCCGGTGCCGGGCACCGAGGGATTCCCGCCCAGCAGGAACTCGAGCAGGTTCGGGATGCCGTCGTTGTCCGGATCGGCGGCGGCCGTGGACGAGGAGATCCCGTAGTAGGCGAGGAAGGTCTTGAACGGCTCGTTGACGGTGAGCGTGGCGGTGCCGCTGGTGTCGGTCCCGGCGGTGTTCGAGACGATGACGTAGAAGCTGCCGGCATCGCTCAGCTTCGCGGAGGCGATCGAGTAGGTGGCGGCGTTCGCGCCGGAGATCGAGCTGCCGCCCTTGTACCACTGGTAGTTCAGCGAGGTGCCGGTGGCCACCACCTGGAAGGCCACCGCGGCTCCCACGTCCACCGTCTTCGAGGCCGGATCGGTGGTGATGTCCGGGGCCGTCACCGGCGTGTTCACCGTGAGCGTGGCGGCATTGCTGGTGGCCGTGCCCGCGCCGTTCGTCACCTTGCAGGAATAGCTGCCCGCGTCCGAGGTGGTGGTGGAGGAGATCGTGTAGCTGGCGCTGGTGGCGCTGCTGATCGCGGTGGTGCCCTTGTACCACTGGTAGGTGAGCGGGGCGGTGCCGCTGGCGACGACGGTGAAGGTCGCGCTCTGGCCCGCGGTCACCGTGAGGCTGGACGGGCTGGTGGTGATGCCCGGCGCGGTGACCGTGTAGCTGACCACCAGCTGGCGGTCCGAGACGATCTGGCCGCTGTAGGTGCTGCTGCCCCAGGTGATGGTGCCGGTCGTCGGCGTGTAGGTGCAGCGGGAGAGATTCGAGCCGAGGCCGGAGACCACGTTGTCCGAGGGCGTGGCCGCGGCCTCGTCCGCGGGCATGAGCTGGGTGGTCAGGTACTCGGTGCCGCCGATCCGCACCTTCAGGTGGTAGTGGCGGATGCGGCCGGTGTAGAGGCCCGGCTTGATGGTGAGGAACGACCAGGCCCCGGAGGAGTCCGTCGTGCACTTGCCATACCCCTGGAAGTTCTTGTCCCGGTTCGCGAAGTTGTTGGTGCCGCTGGACGATGACACGTACCAGTAGATGCCGTTGTTGTCCGCCACCCACAGCTCGACCACCGCTCCGGCGATCGTCGCGCCGGAGGTGTTCACCAGCGTCCCCGAAACCTTCGTCACCGTGCCGGTGGCCTGGGTGCTGGAGGAGTAGATGTGGATCATGTCATTGTCCGTCCCTTCCGTGGTGAAGAGGTGCGGGGCGTAGTTCGAGCTGCTGGAGCTCAGGATGGTGTTGGCCGAGCTCATCGTGTAGTACGGCCCCTCGGTGGTGCTGGGGGTCACGGTGAGCCCGAAGGCCGGCATCAGCGGGGCGGAGGCGACCAGCGCCAGTCCGATGGCTTTCCTGCGTTGGGTGGATGGATTCATGGCAATGTACGAGCGAATGATTGGAAAAAGGATTCCGCGTGGCCGGGGACTGCCGGGCCCGCATCCCCCGGCCAAACAGCCTCCTTTGATTCACCTCCCATCGTAGGAGGCGCAGGATTAAGTTCGGGTTAAGCGGCGGAGAATTCGGATTCCGACGCGGCCGGAATCTCCAACTTGTTGGCATACGCAGCAGGTAACTATCCCGCCGTTCCCTGTTCCGAAGTGGCACAACGGCCAGCAGCGTGGGGTGATCTTCGGAAAGATCCTCAGCGATGAGCAGCAGAAAGCGTTGGTATGGGACATCGGGCGCGGCGTTCCCGGCACAGCGTTGCCGCGAGCGTGGCAGACGGACACCTGCATCGGCGGCTGGCACTACGATCGCAGTCTCTACGACCGCAATGGCTACAAGAGTGCGAAGGCGGTTGCCCACATGCTGGCGGACATTGTTAGCAAGAACGGCAATCTTTTCCTCAATGTTCCCGTGCGCGCCGATGGCTCGATCGACGAGAAGGAGGAGGGAGTGCTGGAAGGCATCGCCGCATGGATGGGGGTGAACCAGGAGGCCATTTTCGGCACTCGCCCGCGGGCGGTCTTCGGTGAAGGTCCCGCCAGTGATGGTGCGCCTGAGTTCCACCGCGCTGGCCTTCCTGCTCGGCGGCATCGACATGCGCGACGGATGCCAGCGGCCGATCGAGAGGGCTGACGATCTTCCGCTTCTTGTCGAGGTAGTGGGCTGCGGTGATGCGGATGTCGGCGTGGCGGAGGAGGCGGCTGGCCGCGGACCTGGTCCATGTCCCCGGCGTCGAGTGTTGTCCGATCGGCTTCATGTCTTCCTACGAGGCATCTACCACGGTAAACGGCAAGAGGGTGGTTTCGATCCATGGACCTCCACAGGGTTTCCGATGCTGCATCATCGGATGGAACCCAACGATTCCGGTGAGGCGGTGGGATGGCGGTAACGCCGCCGTTCCCAAACCCATCCAAAACCCACCAATGAACAAACGCTTCCTGGCGTCCGTGCGGACGCTTGCCGTTGTCCTGTGTCCATGGGCTGCGCCACTCGTGGCCGAGGCCTACACCCACCCGGGTCTTCCGCTCACCTCCGCCGATCTGGCCACGCTCAAGGCCAACCTCGGCCGCGATCCCTGGAAGAGCGGCTATGCCGCCCTCTCGGCGGACTCCCATTCCCAGCTTGCCTACGGGATGCAGGGACCGTTCGCCACCGTGAGCCGCAATCCCGATGTGAATCTCAACCCGTGGCGCAATGACATGATCGCCGTCTGGAACCTCTCCCGCATGTGGTATTTCACCGGCAACACGGCCTACGCCCAGAAAGCGCACGACATCCTCCTGGCCTGGGCCTCGACCCAGACGACGTTCGGTGGCGGGGAATCGCCGCTCGACATCGGAGACTACGCCTACCGGTTCGTGGGCGGTGCGGACATCCTGCGCGGCACCTGGCCGGGATGGACGGCGGCGGATACCACCACGGTGAAGGCCTACTTCGGGAATGTCCTCCTGCCCGCCACCAATCCGGTGGGGGAGAACCTGTTCGGTGCGGCCAACAAGGGCGCGCTCTCGTTGGTCGGCGGCGGTCTCCTCGCTCTGTTCAATGACGACACCGCCAAGGTCGATTCGATCGTCTATCAGTATCGCTCGCTCGCGCACATCGGCCTGCGGAATTCGAATGCCCTCGGCGAGCTCGGCGATTCCGGCCGGGACCAGGGGCACGCCCACGGGCAGTTCCTTTCGCTCGCGATGTTCGCGGAGGCGCTGTGGAAGCAGGGGATCGACCTTTACTCCGAAAATGACAGCCGCTTGCTCGCCGTGGGCGAGTACTATGCGCGGGCGAACTACCTCGCTCCCACGCCCTACCTGCCCTTTGGCACCACCGATGCCTACTACACCAGCGATGGCACCAACCGCGGATGGAACGGCGGCCGTCTGGCGCTCAACTTGATCCACGGCGCGTATGTCGTGCGGAAGGGGATCAAGGCACCCTACACCGAGTTGAGACGGCAGGGCCTACCCTTGGACATGGACAGCTTCATGTTCGAGAAAGCGGCGGATCCCTCCACCGCCTCCCCGCCCGCGGCGATCTCCTTTCCCGCGACCGCTTCCCTCACCACCGGCGTGAGCAATGCGGACATCGGCAACGCCACCCCCGCGGGTTCAGGTTCCTATTCCGGAGGCCTCTGGACCGTGCAGGGCGCGGGCAGCGACATCTGGAGCACCAATGACAACTGCCACTTCACCTACAAGGCGGTCACCGGCGATTTCTCGATCGTCGCGAAAGTCGAGTCCATCACCGGCCCGAGCGCGAGCGGGAAGGCCGGGGTGATGCTGCGGGAGAGCCTCACCGCCGGAGCGAAGCGCGCGTGGATGGCGGTGACGATGAAATCCACCGTCGAGCAGAACATCCAGGGGCTGGCCGTTTACGGCGGGACGAACTACGGCAACAAGTCGCTGGCCATCACCCAGTCCACCTACTGGGTGAAGCTCGAGCGGCTCGGCAACATGGTCACCGGCTACCTCTCGCCGGATGGCACCAACTGGGCCGCCACCGATGTGGGCCGCTACGACAGCATCCCCGACACGCTCTACGTGGGTCTGGTCGCCTGTTCGGTTTCCAATGGCACGCTCGGCACCGCCACCTTCAGCAACGTGCAGATCACCGGTGGCGACGGTGGGGCGCCGGTGGTGACTCCCTCGGCTCCCGTGGCGCTGCTCGCGGCCCCCGGTGCCTCCGCCGTGCCGCTGCGCTGGCAGCCGTCCTTCGGCGCGGCCAGTTATGCGGTGAAACGCGCGGCCACCAGCGGTGGTCCCTACACGACCCTCGCCTCCGGTATCGCCGGCACCAGC comes from Luteolibacter sp. LG18 and encodes:
- a CDS encoding RICIN domain-containing protein; protein product: MNKRFLASVRTLAVVLCPWAAPLVAEAYTHPGLPLTSADLATLKANLGRDPWKSGYAALSADSHSQLAYGMQGPFATVSRNPDVNLNPWRNDMIAVWNLSRMWYFTGNTAYAQKAHDILLAWASTQTTFGGGESPLDIGDYAYRFVGGADILRGTWPGWTAADTTTVKAYFGNVLLPATNPVGENLFGAANKGALSLVGGGLLALFNDDTAKVDSIVYQYRSLAHIGLRNSNALGELGDSGRDQGHAHGQFLSLAMFAEALWKQGIDLYSENDSRLLAVGEYYARANYLAPTPYLPFGTTDAYYTSDGTNRGWNGGRLALNLIHGAYVVRKGIKAPYTELRRQGLPLDMDSFMFEKAADPSTASPPAAISFPATASLTTGVSNADIGNATPAGSGSYSGGLWTVQGAGSDIWSTNDNCHFTYKAVTGDFSIVAKVESITGPSASGKAGVMLRESLTAGAKRAWMAVTMKSTVEQNIQGLAVYGGTNYGNKSLAITQSTYWVKLERLGNMVTGYLSPDGTNWAATDVGRYDSIPDTLYVGLVACSVSNGTLGTATFSNVQITGGDGGAPVVTPSAPVALLAAPGASAVPLRWQPSFGAASYAVKRAATSGGPYTTLASGIAGTSYTDTTAAAGTTYYYVVSATNSAGTSANSPEDGAVPAAPMVNVAFLASASASANGSSSTEGAAQGIDLNPGTKWYNGGAGTTGWLQCDFGAGVTQTIKRYAVSSANDTPGRDPKDWQLQGSADGSSWTTLDTRTAQAFTNRYQAINCAIASPAAYRFYRLNITANNGDTAGLQLGELALLTDQGRTVPDGLCRLLNRRSNKALEVQSGSTANGAPLDQWSFNGGDNQKWTLTDTGNGQYQLIGLASGKAIDVSGGSTANGAGLLIWPYSGANNQKWTITPTGDGFFKLTAVHSGKVADVNAGSTADGASIIQWPYGGGDNQQWSVTTSP
- a CDS encoding immunoglobulin domain-containing protein, whose product is MNPSTQRRKAIGLALVASAPLMPAFGLTVTPSTTEGPYYTMSSANTILSSSSSNYAPHLFTTEGTDNDMIHIYSSSTQATGTVTKVSGTLVNTSGATIAGAVVELWVADNNGIYWYVSSSSGTNNFANRDKNFQGYGKCTTDSSGAWSFLTIKPGLYTGRIRHYHLKVRIGGTEYLTTQLMPADEAAATPSDNVVSGLGSNLSRCTYTPTTGTITWGSSTYSGQIVSDRQLVVSYTVTAPGITTSPSSLTVTAGQSATFTVVASGTAPLTYQWYKGTTAISSATSASYTISSTTTSDAGSYSCKVTNGAGTATSNAATLTVNTPVTAPDITTDPASKTVDVGAAVAFQVVATGTSLNYQWYKGGSSISGANAATYSIASAKLSDAGSFYVIVSNTAGTDTSGTATLTVNEPFKTFLAYYGISSSTAAADPDNDGIPNLLEFLLGGNPSVPGTGIQPTSQFTTVNGSSALVYSFYVVKDTGTATWAVEYNTALSSDAASWTTAVAGTNGVTITTQDTETAGLSYVTVRIPTTQTKLFARLRVTPPTN
- a CDS encoding protease modulator HflK; protein product: MNRRQRSRADGGQALFNAFASTIRVLRWLLGGLAVFYLCSGITRVAPNEDALIYRLGRLQPEVHPPGLLFALPEPIDRVVRVSSRTQHELFLRAWAPDEDRAVLSGGVVVGPSAETGNAGGPVITGNAVGAAMSADQAAAADFPKPPGPGLHPYHHGYTVTGDVNLVQARLIARYRISDPIAWVSAAPEAEMGKLVESLIFDAATRTLAGMNVDDALGNGLEQFRSQVLALAQRSFDRLRLGVTLVAFEVNTLTPPEATVAAFAEVTSARVESSTLLENARTYRARVLPLARSDAYRIRSEADAEARRLVTRAAAEAGSFTALEQRHRESPEVLETRLRAETTEAVFSQIKTSTVLPDDRGTIDLYLPANP
- a CDS encoding alpha-L-fucosidase, which gives rise to MIFGKILSDEQQKALVWDIGRGVPGTALPRAWQTDTCIGGWHYDRSLYDRNGYKSAKAVAHMLADIVSKNGNLFLNVPVRADGSIDEKEEGVLEGIAAWMGVNQEAIFGTRPRAVFGEGPASDGAPEFHRAGLPARRHRHARRMPAADREG
- a CDS encoding protease modulator HflC, encoding MSTFQTFVRVLIALMVISFLGFAMCSFTVSSDECAVLTRFGSPVRTVTEAGMFPKYPWPVDTVTRFDRRLRFYDTRVSEALTRDKRNVILPLFIAWRIEDPLKFIQALGTPEAAPSKLDSLATSARNALLGGYDFQQLVSSDPAQLKLAEIEERLAAAIQPQARETFGIVIERTGFLRIALPEANTTYVFDRMRAERGQYAAKYRAEGRQEAEELRARTDAERTTLLAEASRHAEETRGQAEAETARIYAEAHARDPRFYQFTRELESLRKVTKANTTLILDTDTSPFTQLRAPAVERPALITGKP
- a CDS encoding protease modulator HflK, which translates into the protein MDQKESKAPGAFPVVCAVVFVTCAAAGCHLARTAGLVFFRPLAMLLGWAGLVAVASLFPRLPGWLRGLLLTAGGIAVIAVPGRFYLPGQGVTADLTDDRARQIAVVLSIVTFVVHFLATYGSHRRKEVPGPVLDTLVPLARLVAAALAVTVATLVALVFFQKVWVRQVEVAFALATAALVAEAVVRAVARMYLPRRLRADHPFGHGVLLPAVFGHSGPLQSLAATMEKIFGVRIEESWLALLGKRMAAPLALLVLLGLWLSTGLTRIPVDSHGVRVDRGVFRERALAPGLAFHPPWPWSEVRLVNTGRVEELALGFERDLSRPVLWAEKHFDGEQNLLVGGGEELLTVNVPVHYRIRDAVAWLRHGTGARECLASLGYHELLAITGSHDSFQLMITDRDEVADRLKARLQQSCDRLDLGIEIVFVGLKDVHPPVEVAPAFQDVVSAEEQRLSLIDQARTASVASLADARIAAVQATVGADAAATERQQRATGEAARFLAPLETWALHPAVFTTRLRLDTLEGALAETRQLYILPAGAHRHSTFLLGNPAALPAANGLPAPVVRPPNPVIRTTVLPARN